The Paenibacillus sophorae genome has a segment encoding these proteins:
- a CDS encoding alpha/beta hydrolase, with translation MIWSILGIVALLLIGSVLFFLLYAYWYICNVKKKKLIYEIDESKQNDVIENIMYKKVDRKQLLMDVYRPSNLEPNAKLPAVLLVHGEGLEVLIKDAKNWGLYTSYGKLLANIGLIGIPFNHRRANMDLSRIHEVTSDISDAIKFVKRNAVKWSIDENRICIWTFSVGGAFVVPLLSENNHKIKSFVTYYSLLDIRNWSDSVNDDKYKDYFPEQYLSISPEKFPPSLVVKCEKDSERINKSIDHFVHIAKLRDIKFDYIVHSTGRHTFDAFDDNSETRQVINQTLEFITRNT, from the coding sequence ATGATTTGGAGCATTCTGGGGATCGTTGCTTTATTACTGATTGGTTCTGTATTGTTCTTCCTATTATATGCCTATTGGTATATATGCAATGTGAAGAAAAAAAAGTTAATCTATGAAATTGATGAATCAAAACAGAACGACGTTATTGAAAATATCATGTATAAGAAGGTGGATCGAAAGCAGTTACTTATGGATGTTTACCGACCTTCTAATCTTGAACCAAACGCGAAATTACCTGCTGTTCTTCTCGTACATGGCGAAGGTCTCGAAGTATTAATAAAAGACGCTAAAAATTGGGGATTGTACACTTCTTACGGAAAACTTTTAGCGAACATTGGGTTGATAGGTATTCCTTTTAATCATCGACGTGCAAATATGGATTTATCCAGAATCCATGAAGTTACAAGCGATATCTCCGATGCAATAAAATTTGTTAAGAGAAACGCAGTAAAATGGAGTATTGACGAGAACCGAATTTGTATCTGGACATTTTCTGTAGGCGGCGCATTCGTCGTCCCTCTTCTAAGTGAGAATAACCATAAGATCAAGTCATTTGTTACGTACTACAGTCTTCTGGATATCAGAAATTGGTCCGACAGCGTCAATGACGATAAGTATAAAGATTACTTTCCTGAACAATACCTATCCATATCACCTGAGAAGTTCCCGCCTTCTTTGGTCGTAAAATGTGAAAAAGATAGCGAACGTATTAATAAATCGATTGATCATTTTGTACATATAGCAAAGTTAAGGGATATAAAGTTCGACTATATCGTTCATTCTACGGGAAGGCATACTTTTGATGCTTTTGATGATAACAGCGAAACACGCCAAGTCATAAATCAAACGCTAGAATTCATAACAAGAAACACATGA
- a CDS encoding TetR/AcrR family transcriptional regulator produces MSKKHIDSKRDDIINAAVTLFSQKGIDGTNVKEIGKLVGVTDAALYKHFPSKTALAEQVYIHYLEQYTKVIDYFANMSIPFNEKLAFLIQELMKMIAEDRFGFLLLGQNHDCLSEVLRNRRQPAMALVDLIQAGVHNHEIPNQDPYLSATLFIGAFLRLPILMDNMILPQQLEQTTLQIQVRIAGLLGSK; encoded by the coding sequence ATGAGCAAAAAACATATTGATAGTAAACGCGATGATATTATCAACGCCGCTGTAACTCTCTTCTCTCAAAAAGGCATCGACGGAACAAATGTTAAAGAAATAGGTAAACTAGTCGGTGTGACCGACGCGGCATTATATAAGCACTTCCCAAGTAAAACTGCTCTCGCTGAGCAAGTATACATTCATTACTTGGAACAGTATACGAAAGTTATTGATTATTTCGCTAACATGTCTATTCCCTTTAATGAAAAGTTAGCTTTTTTGATTCAGGAATTAATGAAAATGATAGCGGAGGATCGCTTCGGTTTTCTCCTGCTTGGACAAAATCATGACTGTCTCTCGGAGGTTCTTAGGAACCGCAGACAACCTGCCATGGCATTAGTTGATTTAATCCAAGCCGGTGTACATAATCATGAAATACCTAATCAAGATCCCTATTTAAGTGCTACTTTGTTCATCGGAGCTTTCTTGCGATTACCTATCCTTATGGATAACATGATTTTGCCTCAACAACTCGAACAAACCACGTTGCAAATTCAAGTTCGGATTGCTGGTTTACTTGGCTCAAAGTAG
- a CDS encoding helix-turn-helix domain-containing protein, translating into MNLPESVGNRIRELRKAKGWTQEQLAEAASLHYSYIGGVERGDRNISLETLEKIIAAFQVSASEIFRFEENTDRRKAIDEHMTLISSRSTEEIAAITKITREVIAAMGIGLKHSRPGT; encoded by the coding sequence ATGAATTTACCAGAAAGCGTTGGCAATCGGATACGTGAGCTTAGAAAAGCAAAGGGATGGACACAAGAACAACTGGCCGAAGCTGCATCGCTTCATTACAGTTACATAGGTGGGGTAGAACGGGGCGACCGTAACATTTCTTTAGAGACATTAGAGAAAATAATCGCAGCCTTTCAAGTTTCAGCCAGCGAAATTTTTCGGTTTGAAGAAAACACCGACCGCCGCAAAGCGATAGATGAACATATGACTTTGATTAGTAGTAGGAGTACAGAGGAAATAGCAGCAATCACCAAGATTACAAGGGAAGTTATTGCTGCTATGGGGATTGGATTGAAACATTCTCGACCCGGAACGTGA
- a CDS encoding helix-turn-helix domain-containing protein produces MNGIDFGQELKRIRTTTGISSKVLSSKVGKAVTYVSQLENGKIKNPDYNTCYALLNELGVDESKIEGILDFFGFISPEKEKANLEMNIKLMEQEEEKWASGWYSKRYDEIHKKQSIFENTLSSFIQFDLSRAERVIGNLAMLTEEEEDFEFFCSLFENNIASLDSKSKREVLRWVAEYVRNKQNDAFFADDEIDTEDMER; encoded by the coding sequence ATGAACGGCATTGATTTCGGACAAGAACTAAAACGAATACGGACAACCACAGGTATCTCCTCTAAGGTTCTGTCTTCGAAAGTTGGTAAAGCAGTAACGTACGTCTCGCAACTTGAAAACGGAAAGATAAAGAATCCCGATTACAATACCTGCTACGCTCTGCTTAACGAACTTGGGGTCGACGAATCTAAAATCGAAGGTATTCTGGACTTCTTTGGATTCATCTCACCTGAAAAAGAGAAAGCGAATCTAGAGATGAATATTAAGTTGATGGAGCAAGAGGAAGAGAAATGGGCTTCTGGATGGTATTCAAAGAGGTATGACGAAATCCATAAGAAACAATCCATCTTCGAAAACACTTTATCCAGCTTCATTCAGTTTGATCTATCCAGAGCAGAGAGGGTCATTGGTAACTTAGCTATGCTTACCGAAGAGGAAGAAGATTTCGAGTTCTTCTGTTCCTTGTTCGAAAATAATATCGCTTCACTTGATTCTAAAAGTAAAAGGGAAGTATTACGGTGGGTAGCTGAGTACGTACGAAACAAACAGAACGATGCGTTCTTTGCAGACGATGAGATTGATACGGAGGATATGGAGCGATGA
- a CDS encoding TetR/AcrR family transcriptional regulator: MKKQQPQISEDRILEASWELLGEEDIEKFSMRRLADRLGIQAPSLYWYFKSKQNLYQRLANQVSKVILEEFHSEGDWKEQLTGLAVTVRSVLSRYPCSTQLMMMTLPHEPDIIRFTNRMLLCVESTPLEQAQKMQVVTTLVNYVFYFVLDDYQHERNVSAILKDQGAPPGEEMIRLLDSMSETDAGLFRRMFTNGLFELMGTDGAFEFGLKLILLGIEQVIKEQEK, translated from the coding sequence ATGAAAAAGCAGCAGCCTCAAATTTCGGAGGATAGGATTCTGGAAGCCTCGTGGGAGCTTCTCGGAGAGGAGGACATTGAGAAATTCAGCATGAGACGATTGGCCGACAGGCTGGGGATTCAGGCTCCCTCCCTGTACTGGTACTTCAAGAGCAAACAAAATCTTTACCAGCGCCTGGCCAATCAGGTATCGAAGGTGATCCTGGAGGAGTTCCACTCCGAGGGGGATTGGAAGGAGCAACTGACAGGGCTTGCCGTAACAGTACGGAGCGTGCTCAGCCGATATCCCTGCTCCACTCAGCTCATGATGATGACGCTGCCCCACGAACCGGACATCATCCGGTTCACCAACCGTATGCTGCTCTGCGTGGAATCGACGCCGCTTGAGCAAGCGCAGAAAATGCAAGTGGTTACTACGCTTGTGAACTATGTTTTCTACTTCGTTCTGGACGATTATCAGCATGAGCGCAATGTCTCCGCGATCCTTAAGGACCAGGGAGCGCCTCCGGGTGAGGAGATGATTCGCCTTCTGGACTCCATGAGCGAGACGGATGCGGGACTGTTTCGGAGGATGTTCACGAACGGGCTGTTCGAGCTGATGGGGACCGACGGGGCATTTGAGTTCGGCTTGAAGCTGATTCTGCTCGGGATTGAGCAAGTGATCAAGGAGCAGGAGAAGTAG
- a CDS encoding leucine-rich repeat domain-containing protein gives MPTKLVKNIIMICLVLVLLPATSIWAASVITDPALAKVIRAELKLPANKELKAVDLKKLKSLYARESKFKITSLQGLEYAVNIQSLVLPSQKIRNITPLSKLKKLTYLNVDGNQITDLSPLSRLSTLQTLVVDDNKIKSLVPLKNLNKLTYLIASKNQVKDLSPIQKLKLEWLLLSGNKIQDLTPLKNHPTLEHLYLDDNLIRDIAVLETMPQLKEVSLANNPLNEQAEQVIQQLENNDVIVSLENK, from the coding sequence ATGCCTACTAAACTAGTAAAAAATATCATCATGATTTGTTTGGTTCTTGTATTGTTACCGGCAACATCCATTTGGGCAGCATCCGTCATTACGGACCCGGCTTTGGCGAAAGTCATTCGAGCGGAATTAAAGCTGCCGGCGAATAAAGAGCTGAAGGCGGTTGATTTGAAGAAGTTGAAGTCTTTGTATGCTAGGGAGTCCAAGTTTAAAATTACCAGTCTTCAAGGTCTTGAATATGCCGTCAACATACAGAGCTTAGTTCTTCCTAGCCAAAAGATAAGGAATATTACACCGCTGAGCAAGTTGAAGAAGTTAACGTATTTAAATGTTGACGGGAATCAGATTACAGACCTTTCACCGCTTTCCAGGTTAAGTACTCTGCAAACACTGGTTGTTGACGATAACAAGATAAAAAGTCTAGTGCCGTTAAAAAATCTAAATAAGCTGACTTATCTTATTGCCAGTAAAAATCAGGTGAAGGATCTAAGTCCCATTCAGAAATTGAAGTTAGAATGGCTCTTGCTGAGCGGCAATAAAATTCAAGATTTGACGCCGTTGAAAAATCATCCAACATTGGAGCATCTCTATCTGGATGATAATCTCATCCGGGATATTGCAGTGCTCGAAACCATGCCGCAATTAAAAGAAGTATCTTTGGCAAACAACCCGCTGAATGAGCAAGCGGAGCAGGTTATCCAGCAGCTGGAGAACAATGACGTCATAGTATCTTTGGAAAACAAATGA
- a CDS encoding MDR family MFS transporter: protein MNKRVQEVSGMKRGPMLTALLIGAFVAFLNENLLANALPGLMREFNVAAATIQWLSTGYMLVIGVLVPVTALLQQWFTTRQMFMSAMALFLAGTCLCAVSPGFGILLMGRVVQACGTGLLIPLMMNTILALYPPERRGAAMGLMGLVIMVAPVIGPALSGLIIDTFHWRWLFYMVIPVALFSIIYAFIYLKNVTELTKPRVDLVSIVMSTVGFGCVTYGFSQTSVSLEPEGYGSIAIGSLFLLLLVWRQFMIKEPLIDLSVFRHPTFSLVAVLIVILMMVLFATTTLLPFYMQDVMKLTAFATGLLLIPGNILNGILMPVSGKLFDKFGPRLVIVPGLFLIAISLWLFAGIDSDTTQGSVLLGHVLLFLGMSFVVMPAQTAGLNQLPRHLVPHGTAIYNTLQQIAGGIGIALFVGIMSSGANRYLHHSLDPTAMHEKTQSMVFGLQTVFWIEFILAILILVLGWFIKKSPEHN from the coding sequence ATGAACAAACGGGTTCAAGAGGTAAGTGGAATGAAGAGAGGGCCGATGTTAACCGCGCTACTCATCGGTGCATTTGTTGCGTTTCTTAACGAAAATTTGCTTGCCAATGCGCTTCCTGGATTGATGCGGGAATTCAACGTTGCTGCCGCGACCATACAGTGGTTATCGACAGGCTATATGCTCGTTATCGGCGTACTGGTGCCGGTGACCGCATTACTACAGCAATGGTTCACGACTCGCCAGATGTTTATGTCTGCGATGGCGTTATTTTTGGCCGGTACTTGCTTGTGTGCAGTATCCCCGGGATTCGGAATCTTGCTGATGGGCAGGGTTGTTCAGGCTTGCGGGACAGGATTATTGATCCCGTTGATGATGAATACGATTCTCGCCCTCTATCCTCCAGAACGCCGGGGTGCCGCCATGGGTCTCATGGGGCTGGTCATCATGGTCGCCCCTGTCATTGGACCGGCTTTGTCGGGGTTGATCATTGATACCTTTCACTGGCGATGGCTGTTCTACATGGTGATCCCCGTCGCACTGTTTTCGATTATTTATGCATTCATATACTTGAAAAATGTGACAGAACTGACCAAGCCAAGGGTCGATCTTGTATCCATTGTAATGTCAACCGTCGGTTTCGGCTGCGTCACCTACGGCTTCAGCCAGACAAGTGTCTCTCTTGAGCCTGAAGGTTACGGATCGATTGCAATAGGCAGCCTTTTCTTGCTCTTGCTTGTATGGCGCCAGTTCATGATCAAAGAGCCGTTGATTGATCTTTCCGTATTCCGGCATCCCACTTTTTCTCTGGTTGCGGTATTGATTGTAATTCTGATGATGGTTCTATTCGCCACAACAACATTGCTGCCGTTCTATATGCAGGATGTGATGAAGTTGACAGCATTCGCGACAGGCTTACTTCTAATACCAGGTAACATTTTGAACGGGATACTGATGCCGGTATCGGGGAAATTATTCGATAAATTCGGGCCGAGGCTCGTAATTGTGCCCGGACTGTTCCTGATCGCCATATCGTTGTGGCTGTTTGCCGGCATCGACAGTGATACAACACAAGGTTCCGTTCTGTTGGGTCATGTCCTCTTATTCTTAGGCATGTCGTTCGTCGTCATGCCGGCTCAGACGGCAGGATTGAATCAACTTCCACGTCACCTGGTCCCTCATGGCACAGCCATATACAATACGCTCCAACAGATTGCAGGGGGAATTGGCATCGCATTGTTCGTCGGCATCATGTCGTCTGGAGCCAATCGTTATCTTCACCATTCGCTCGATCCCACTGCGATGCATGAGAAGACACAAAGCATGGTTTTCGGTCTACAAACGGTTTTTTGGATTGAATTTATTCTTGCAATACTTATTTTGGTGCTGGGTTGGTTTATAAAAAAGTCACCTGAACATAATTGA
- a CDS encoding TetR/AcrR family transcriptional regulator — protein sequence MMSVTKQEIIRSAFQLFKKKGFLATSIQEIAEDCSIAKGSVYKYFPSKEYLFCQVFDECQTAYFDQAEHLKKTETGTPKEGLVKQIVFRYQYFIEFNRILVEFTELPITQDATFRPLRNHVRGRMMEWHKAWLLEVYGPQIEPFLWDLVFIYRAILKDYLLRILYEVKPLSIEDTAWFIVDKLDALAAHMTKAGSKALLGQSSYDAFIHMGSDDWRRDRAQAAEELLGRVTAALEVWPDGSARRKDLQEVIHLLGAEIAQPQLKRPLIQALCAFLEQEQELKSLVIQLKQIVLSERD from the coding sequence ATGATGAGTGTAACGAAACAGGAGATTATCCGTTCAGCTTTCCAGTTGTTTAAGAAAAAAGGGTTTCTTGCGACTTCGATTCAAGAGATCGCCGAGGACTGTTCCATTGCCAAGGGCTCGGTGTACAAATACTTTCCCTCGAAGGAGTACCTATTCTGCCAAGTATTCGATGAGTGCCAGACGGCGTATTTTGACCAGGCAGAGCATTTGAAGAAAACAGAGACGGGGACTCCCAAGGAAGGGCTCGTCAAGCAGATTGTGTTCCGCTATCAGTATTTTATCGAATTCAACCGTATTTTGGTTGAGTTTACGGAGCTCCCTATTACGCAGGATGCTACCTTCCGTCCGCTTCGGAATCATGTTCGCGGCCGCATGATGGAGTGGCACAAGGCTTGGCTGCTAGAAGTTTATGGTCCGCAAATTGAGCCGTTTCTGTGGGATCTGGTGTTTATATACCGTGCCATTCTTAAGGATTATCTGCTGCGCATCCTTTATGAGGTGAAGCCGCTGTCGATTGAAGATACGGCTTGGTTTATCGTCGATAAGTTGGATGCGCTCGCCGCACATATGACAAAGGCAGGCTCGAAGGCACTGCTCGGGCAAAGTTCTTACGACGCTTTCATCCACATGGGCTCGGACGACTGGCGGAGGGACAGAGCGCAGGCTGCTGAGGAGCTGCTTGGCAGAGTGACGGCTGCACTGGAGGTCTGGCCTGACGGGAGCGCTCGGCGGAAGGATCTACAAGAGGTTATTCATCTGTTAGGCGCTGAGATTGCCCAGCCGCAGCTAAAGCGGCCGCTCATCCAGGCGCTGTGCGCCTTTTTGGAACAGGAGCAGGAGCTTAAGAGCCTGGTCATCCAGTTAAAGCAGATTGTCCTATCTGAACGGGATTGA
- the thyX gene encoding FAD-dependent thymidylate synthase, giving the protein MKINVLDKGYVRLVDHMGGDLSVVNSARVSYAKESKELTPNDVKLIKFLAREDHMSPFRHATIQFEVYAPLMVARQHWKYVVGSDHTMDAWNEASRRYITIDVENYVPNPTDWRSKPENSKQGSGEPVTDTIGLEATQRLLRQIEQGLKDYEWALENSIAPEQARLLIPSAYGMYTAYYWTASLQSVCHFLNQRLAHDSQYEIQQYATAVYELVKPLFPVSLEELIK; this is encoded by the coding sequence ATGAAAATAAATGTGCTTGATAAAGGGTATGTTAGACTCGTAGACCATATGGGTGGGGATTTATCCGTTGTAAATAGTGCAAGGGTTTCCTACGCTAAAGAATCAAAGGAACTTACACCTAACGATGTTAAGCTTATCAAGTTTTTAGCAAGGGAAGATCACATGTCCCCATTCCGTCATGCTACTATCCAATTTGAAGTTTACGCCCCCCTTATGGTAGCAAGGCAACATTGGAAGTACGTAGTGGGAAGTGACCACACAATGGATGCTTGGAATGAAGCTTCTAGAAGATACATAACGATTGATGTAGAAAATTATGTTCCTAACCCAACTGATTGGCGAAGTAAGCCTGAGAACTCTAAGCAGGGAAGCGGAGAGCCTGTAACTGATACAATCGGTCTTGAAGCCACACAAAGATTACTTCGGCAGATTGAACAAGGGCTAAAGGATTACGAATGGGCATTAGAAAATAGTATCGCTCCTGAACAAGCACGTCTGCTTATCCCTTCAGCTTATGGAATGTACACAGCGTATTATTGGACAGCTTCACTTCAGTCTGTTTGTCACTTCCTCAATCAAAGGCTTGCTCATGACTCACAATATGAAATTCAACAATATGCTACGGCAGTTTATGAGTTGGTAAAACCATTATTCCCCGTCTCGCTAGAAGAATTGATCAAGTAG
- a CDS encoding MATE family efflux transporter, giving the protein MDAENLYYFEKAPVAKAVAHFAVPMMLGTSMNVIYSILNAYFLGTLHNTAMLTTLALTLPLFAIIMALGNLIGMGSGTFISRLLGEKRYDDVKHVSSFAFYSSLVLGLILIAVGLPLIDLIVHGLGATPDSFGFTKDYVTVMLIGSPFVVLFFTLENIVRSEGAAITSMIGMILSVVVNIILDALVIFVFQWDVIGVASATVISNLVASVYYAFHMGYKSQFLTVSVKWFKATKDILGNVFKIGVPVFIMSIFLGAMSLIFNHFLVEYGDSAVAAYGISSRLLQFPEFILMGLCEGVVPLIAFSFTADKLRMKHTIGFTSKAIVVLAAVFGIVVYLISDHLIGLFTNDPQLIEMGSYILHVTFLSLFITGMTTLFTGIFQATAQGTAAFIMSIIQGITLIPVLYIANHMNGFHGVVWSLVIADAVAFLVGAVMLYVLRNKLKPELDSLVQ; this is encoded by the coding sequence ATGGATGCAGAAAACCTCTATTACTTTGAAAAAGCACCGGTAGCAAAAGCCGTAGCTCACTTCGCTGTACCGATGATGCTAGGTACATCAATGAATGTCATATATTCCATTTTGAATGCCTACTTCCTAGGCACACTCCACAATACGGCCATGTTAACCACACTCGCACTAACCTTGCCGTTATTCGCAATCATTATGGCACTGGGCAACTTGATTGGCATGGGCAGCGGCACATTCATCTCCCGTTTGCTGGGAGAGAAGAGATATGATGACGTAAAGCATGTGTCTTCATTCGCTTTTTACAGCAGTTTAGTTCTCGGACTTATCCTGATAGCCGTGGGTCTCCCATTGATCGATCTAATCGTACACGGCCTGGGGGCAACGCCTGACTCCTTCGGATTCACGAAGGACTATGTCACGGTTATGCTTATCGGTTCACCGTTCGTTGTATTATTCTTCACGCTGGAGAATATCGTGCGCTCAGAGGGTGCAGCCATCACGTCTATGATCGGTATGATTCTCAGTGTTGTTGTAAATATCATTCTCGATGCGCTCGTCATCTTCGTGTTCCAATGGGACGTGATCGGCGTTGCGTCGGCTACGGTCATTTCTAACTTGGTTGCGAGTGTATACTACGCCTTCCATATGGGGTATAAGAGCCAATTCTTAACGGTCTCCGTCAAATGGTTCAAGGCTACCAAGGACATTCTGGGCAATGTATTCAAAATCGGAGTTCCCGTCTTTATTATGAGCATCTTTTTGGGGGCAATGTCGCTCATCTTTAACCATTTCCTTGTCGAATATGGGGATTCGGCCGTAGCGGCTTACGGAATTTCATCACGTTTATTGCAGTTTCCTGAGTTTATTCTGATGGGTTTATGCGAGGGAGTTGTGCCGCTTATTGCCTTCTCTTTTACAGCGGATAAATTGCGCATGAAGCATACCATTGGATTTACGAGTAAAGCAATCGTGGTGTTAGCAGCCGTATTCGGCATTGTCGTCTATTTGATTTCCGACCATTTAATTGGTCTTTTTACAAATGACCCGCAATTAATTGAAATGGGTAGCTACATTCTGCATGTAACGTTCTTATCCTTGTTCATTACAGGGATGACCACATTGTTTACGGGGATCTTCCAAGCCACAGCGCAAGGAACGGCCGCGTTTATTATGTCAATTATTCAAGGAATTACGCTGATTCCTGTGCTTTATATCGCCAATCACATGAACGGCTTCCACGGGGTGGTCTGGTCGCTTGTCATTGCGGATGCCGTCGCCTTCCTTGTCGGTGCCGTCATGCTGTATGTTCTGCGGAACAAATTGAAGCCGGAATTGGATAGTTTAGTACAGTAG
- a CDS encoding recombinase family protein yields MNVAYVRVSTAEQNEDRQMKALEQHQIGKWFTEKVSGKDRNRPQLQALLDFVREGDTIYIESISRLARSTYDFLSIVKECEEKGVQLVSLKESIDTGTPQGKFMLTVFGALYELERDNIKQRQAEGIEVALNNGVKFGRPKQAITPVFEKVYKEWKAEQITATEAMRRLDMKPNTFYRRVKEYEQ; encoded by the coding sequence ATGAACGTTGCTTATGTCAGAGTATCAACCGCTGAACAAAACGAAGATCGGCAAATGAAAGCATTAGAACAACACCAGATCGGCAAATGGTTCACTGAGAAGGTCAGTGGTAAAGATCGCAACAGACCTCAGCTACAAGCCCTATTGGACTTCGTAAGAGAAGGTGACACAATCTACATAGAATCAATCTCTAGGCTTGCTAGAAGCACTTACGACTTCCTAAGTATTGTTAAAGAGTGCGAAGAAAAGGGAGTACAACTTGTTAGCTTAAAGGAGAGTATTGATACTGGCACTCCACAAGGGAAGTTTATGCTAACCGTCTTCGGTGCTTTGTATGAACTTGAAAGGGATAACATCAAGCAACGACAAGCCGAAGGTATTGAAGTTGCCTTGAATAATGGAGTGAAGTTTGGAAGACCCAAACAAGCGATTACACCTGTCTTTGAGAAGGTATATAAAGAATGGAAGGCAGAACAAATCACTGCAACAGAAGCCATGAGAAGACTTGATATGAAGCCAAATACTTTCTATCGTCGTGTCAAGGAATATGAACAGTAA
- a CDS encoding recombinase family protein, whose product MRVALYIRVSTEEQAKEGYSIDAQINVLKSHFENKGYEIVNVYKDDGYSGKNIEDRPNLKMLLADSGNGLFDMVAVWRINRMSRKQLDFLQIIDTLEKNSVAFFSLSENIDASTPVGKLMLQILGSFAELERNQIIENVKMGMNERAEQGKWNGGIVLGYKSVNKQLIIDEKEATLVRYIFDLYINGKGYKAIANQLNKEGYKTKKNAFFAIPTIRTIIINPLYAGFIRFNQVQNWNEKRRAGKNENYTLVQGEHKPIIDLAVWEKAKSMNEMKSHKPIKTFHGHFPLTTLLRCPMCGQGMIGHRTKNSTGEYLRYYQCSALRSKGSAVCKTNLVRADEAEAFVFKRIEQITSNPDLLEKIVGNVNGKVRTLKQPLQDQLEYIQEQLLNIERHIKRLIDVIVTTDNPPSSVVEKLGTFEDEKKKLIEIKKDTEYELNRPTIQEVSFEQVHQVLSGFSTVITKVEPVKQKDLLHSIINKITVNVGNNPDERSVKDIELFFDASINDDFVFTCGTVHRD is encoded by the coding sequence ATGAGGGTAGCGTTGTATATACGTGTTTCGACAGAAGAGCAAGCTAAAGAGGGCTACTCAATTGATGCCCAAATCAATGTGCTAAAAAGTCATTTTGAGAATAAGGGCTATGAAATTGTAAATGTTTATAAGGATGATGGATACAGCGGCAAGAATATCGAGGATAGACCGAATTTAAAGATGCTTCTAGCCGATAGCGGAAACGGTCTGTTTGATATGGTGGCAGTATGGAGAATTAACCGAATGTCACGGAAGCAATTGGATTTTCTTCAGATCATTGATACGCTTGAAAAGAACTCAGTTGCTTTCTTCAGCCTTAGTGAAAACATCGATGCTTCTACCCCTGTGGGTAAGTTGATGTTACAAATATTAGGAAGCTTTGCTGAATTAGAAAGAAATCAAATCATTGAGAACGTGAAGATGGGTATGAACGAACGTGCTGAACAAGGCAAATGGAATGGTGGTATTGTATTAGGCTACAAGTCAGTAAACAAACAGCTTATTATTGATGAAAAAGAAGCTACCCTTGTTCGCTATATATTTGACCTTTACATCAATGGTAAGGGCTATAAAGCAATTGCTAACCAATTGAACAAAGAGGGCTACAAAACCAAAAAGAACGCCTTCTTCGCCATCCCAACAATACGTACAATTATCATTAATCCTTTGTATGCGGGCTTCATTCGGTTTAATCAGGTTCAAAATTGGAACGAAAAGAGAAGAGCAGGTAAGAATGAAAACTATACTCTTGTCCAAGGCGAGCATAAACCTATAATTGATCTGGCTGTTTGGGAGAAAGCTAAATCAATGAATGAAATGAAATCTCACAAGCCTATAAAAACCTTTCACGGTCACTTCCCGCTTACTACCCTATTGCGTTGTCCAATGTGCGGACAGGGAATGATTGGACATAGAACTAAAAACTCCACTGGTGAATACCTCCGTTATTATCAATGTTCGGCATTACGCTCTAAAGGCTCTGCTGTATGTAAGACCAATTTAGTAAGGGCAGATGAAGCTGAAGCTTTCGTCTTTAAGAGAATCGAGCAAATTACATCTAATCCTGATCTCTTAGAGAAAATTGTAGGAAATGTAAACGGTAAGGTCAGAACATTAAAACAACCCCTCCAAGATCAACTTGAATATATTCAGGAACAACTTCTGAATATTGAGAGACACATTAAGCGGTTGATTGATGTGATCGTAACTACAGACAATCCCCCTTCATCTGTAGTGGAGAAGTTGGGTACGTTCGAAGACGAAAAGAAAAAGCTGATTGAAATAAAGAAGGATACAGAGTATGAACTCAATAGACCAACCATACAAGAGGTTTCTTTTGAGCAGGTTCATCAAGTCTTATCGGGCTTCTCAACGGTAATAACGAAGGTTGAACCAGTGAAACAAAAAGACTTACTTCACTCAATCATAAACAAGATCACTGTTAACGTTGGAAACAACCCCGACGAAAGAAGCGTCAAGGACATTGAATTGTTCTTTGACGCTTCAATTAACGATGACTTTGTGTTTACTTGTGGTACGGTTCACCGCGATTGA